CTCCCAGAACCGGTCCCGCGAACGACGCACGTACCAGTTGGTCAGCACTTCCAGGAAGTCCCGCACCGTGGAGCACGCGCCCGCGATGTCGTAGTCGTCGAGGGCGTTGCCGACGTCGGTGACCAGCTCGTGGGTCTTCGCGAGCAGGTAGCGGTCGAGCACGTGCCGCGAATCCGTTCGCACCGTGCCCGAGACGCCTTCCGCGCCGGCGTACAGCGCCAGGAAGTAGTACGAGTTCCACAGCGGCAGCACGGCCTGGCGCACGGAGTCGCGGATGCCCTTGTCGGTGACGATCAGGTTGCCGCCGCGCAGGATCGGGCTCGACATGAGGTACCAGCGCATGGCGTCGGAGCCGTCACGCTCGAACACCTCGTTGACGTCCGGGTAGTTCCGCAACGACTTCGACATCTTCTGGCCGTCGGAGCCGAGGACGATGCCGTGCGACACGCACGTGCGGAACGCCGGACGGTCGAACAACGCCGTCGCCAACACGTGCAGGGTGTAGAACCAGCCGCGCGTCTGCCCGATGTACTCGACGATGAAGTCGCCGGGGTAGTGGTGCTCGAACCACTCGGCGTTCTCGAACGGGTAGTGCACCTGCGCGTAGGGCATCGACCCGGAGTCGAACCACACGTCCAGCACGTCCGGCACCCGGCGCATGGTCGACTTGCCGGTCGGGTCGTCGGGGTTCGGTCGGGTCAGGGCATCGATGTGCGGCCGGTGCAGGTCGGTGGGCCGCACCCCGAAGTCGCGCTCCAACTCGTCGAGCGAGCCGTAGACGTCCACGCGCGGGTAGTTGGGGTCGTCCGACACCCACACCGGGATCGGCGTCCCCCAGTACCGGTTGCGTGAGATCGACCAGTCGCGGGCGTTCTCCAGCCACTTGCCGAACTGACCGTCCTTGACGTGTTCGGGGTACCACGTGATCTGCTGGTTCAGCTCGACCATGCGGTCCTTGAACTTCGTCACCGCCACGAACCACGACGAGACGGCGCGGTAGATGAGCGGGTTCCGGCACCGCCAGCAGTGCGGGTACGAGTGCTCGTAGGTCTCGTGGCGCAGCAGGATCGCACCCTGCTTGCCCGCCGCGCCCGTGCCGTTCTTCAGGTCCCGGATGATGTTGGCGTTCGCGTCGAAGACGTTCTGGCCCTCGTAGTCCGGCACCTGCGAGTCGAAACGCCCCTTCGAGTCCACCGGCGTGACCGGCGTGATGCCCGCGGCGTCGGTGACGGCCTTGTCCTCCTCACCGTAGGCGGGCGCGATGTGGACGATGCCGGTGCCGTCGTCGGTGGTCACGTAGTCCGCGGCCAGCACGCGGTGCGCGTTCTCATGGCCCACGAAGTACGGGAACGGCGGCGCGTACCGGGTGCCGAGCAGGTCGGTGCCCTTGTACCGGGCCACCACCTCGGGCTCCTCCCCGAGTTCCCTGGCGTAGGCGGCCACCCGCGCCTCGGCCAGCACGAACCGCTTGCCGTCGTCCGTGCGCACCACCACGTAGTCGACCTCGGGGTGGACCGCCGTGGCGAGGTTCGACGGAAGCGTCCACGGGGTCGTGGTCCAGATCAGCAGGTAGGCGCCGTTGAGCTCGGCGAGCGCACCGTCGTTGCCCTCGACCCGGTAGCCGACGGTGACGGCCGGGTCCTGCCTGCGCTTGTAGACATCGTCGTCCATCCGCAGCTCGTGGTTCGACAACGGCGTCTCGTCGCGCCAGCAGTACGGCAGGACTCGGTACCCCTCGTACACCAGGCCCTTGTCCCACAGCCGCTTGAACGCCCAGATCACCGACTCCATGTAGGTGATGTCGAGCGTCTTGTAGTCGTTGTCGAAGTCCACCCAGCGGGCCTGGCGGGTGACGTAGTCCCGCCACTCCTTCGTGTACCGCAGCACCGAGTCCCGGCACGCCTGGTTGAACTCGGCGATGCCCATGTCGTCGATCTGCGACTTGTCGGTGATCCCGAGCTGGCGTTCGGCCTCCAGCTCGGCGGGCAGCCCGTGGGTGTCCCAACCGAATCGGCGCTCGACGCGCTTGCCGCGCATAGTCTGGTAGCGCGGGATGATGTCCTTGACGTAACCCGTGAGCAGGTGACCGTAGTGCGGCAGACCGTTGGCGAAGGGCGGGCCGTCGTAGAAGACGTACTCGTTGCTGCCGTTGGTACCGGCCTCACGAGCCTCGACGGTCGCGGCGAAGGTCCGGTCGGCCTCCCAGTAGGC
The window above is part of the Saccharomonospora glauca K62 genome. Proteins encoded here:
- the ileS gene encoding isoleucine--tRNA ligase, with the protein product MYPKASFGDQPADRVPAQPSFPALEKEVLAYWEADRTFAATVEAREAGTNGSNEYVFYDGPPFANGLPHYGHLLTGYVKDIIPRYQTMRGKRVERRFGWDTHGLPAELEAERQLGITDKSQIDDMGIAEFNQACRDSVLRYTKEWRDYVTRQARWVDFDNDYKTLDITYMESVIWAFKRLWDKGLVYEGYRVLPYCWRDETPLSNHELRMDDDVYKRRQDPAVTVGYRVEGNDGALAELNGAYLLIWTTTPWTLPSNLATAVHPEVDYVVVRTDDGKRFVLAEARVAAYARELGEEPEVVARYKGTDLLGTRYAPPFPYFVGHENAHRVLAADYVTTDDGTGIVHIAPAYGEEDKAVTDAAGITPVTPVDSKGRFDSQVPDYEGQNVFDANANIIRDLKNGTGAAGKQGAILLRHETYEHSYPHCWRCRNPLIYRAVSSWFVAVTKFKDRMVELNQQITWYPEHVKDGQFGKWLENARDWSISRNRYWGTPIPVWVSDDPNYPRVDVYGSLDELERDFGVRPTDLHRPHIDALTRPNPDDPTGKSTMRRVPDVLDVWFDSGSMPYAQVHYPFENAEWFEHHYPGDFIVEYIGQTRGWFYTLHVLATALFDRPAFRTCVSHGIVLGSDGQKMSKSLRNYPDVNEVFERDGSDAMRWYLMSSPILRGGNLIVTDKGIRDSVRQAVLPLWNSYYFLALYAGAEGVSGTVRTDSRHVLDRYLLAKTHELVTDVGNALDDYDIAGACSTVRDFLEVLTNWYVRRSRDRFWEGDRDAIDTLHTVLEVVCRTLAPLLPLTTEVVWRGLTGGRSVHLTDWPLVDELPADPALVTAMDHVRQVCSSALSLRKANKLRVRLPLAKLLVATEHADTLRPFADIIRDEVNVKAVEFTTDVAAYGGFEVAVNARVAGPRLGRDVQKVIKAVKAGDWTTTADGTVVAAGIELREGEYERRLVAKDSGAAAELPGGTGLVLLDTEVTDDLAREGVARDLVRVVQQARRDAGLAVSDRITLTVDAPEEVTAAAKEHEAFLASETLATAVRFAPVAEGFSGTVGDGARVTVSVTTNA